A single genomic interval of Stenotrophomonas sp. ZAC14D1_NAIMI4_1 harbors:
- the lysS gene encoding lysine--tRNA ligase — protein MSEATDTPPVDENKLIAERREKLKSLRGQGIAYPNDFRREDFAGQLQAEFADADTWTAEALEGNGRQVKMAGRLMAKRIMGKASFAQIQDESGRIQLFLQGGTLGDAYTAFKGWDVGDIIAVEGALTRTKTGELSVKAESIRLLTKSLRPLPDKWHGLADVEQRYRQRYVDLIVTPESRAVFIKRSKIIRAMRAWLDNRDFLEVETPMMHYIPGGAAAKPFTTHHNALDLDLYLRVAPELYLKRLTVGGLERVYEINRNFRNEGVSTRHNPEFTMMELYEAYATYNEIMDLTEGVIRDVATTVNGGTEVEWDGAKIDLGPAFRRWRMDEAVRHHNPEISAADCTDREALLRHCERLKIRVKPSYGWGKLLLEIFEATVEHTLIQPTFITDHPVEVSPLARANDNDPGYTDRFELFVNGKELANGFSELNDPEDQAQRFQAQVAAKEGGDDEAMHYDADYIRALEYGMAPTGGLGIGVDRLVMLLTGSSSIRDVLLFPYMRPEQ, from the coding sequence ATGAGCGAAGCTACCGATACCCCCCCCGTCGACGAAAACAAGTTGATCGCCGAGCGCCGTGAGAAACTCAAATCGCTGCGTGGGCAGGGCATCGCGTACCCGAACGACTTCCGTCGCGAGGACTTTGCCGGGCAGCTGCAGGCCGAATTCGCCGATGCCGACACCTGGACCGCCGAGGCTCTGGAAGGCAACGGCCGCCAGGTGAAGATGGCCGGCCGCCTGATGGCCAAGCGCATCATGGGCAAGGCCAGCTTCGCGCAGATCCAGGACGAGTCCGGCCGCATCCAGCTGTTCCTGCAGGGCGGCACGCTGGGCGATGCCTACACCGCCTTCAAGGGCTGGGACGTGGGCGACATCATCGCCGTCGAAGGCGCCCTGACCCGCACCAAGACCGGCGAACTGTCGGTCAAGGCCGAATCGATCCGCCTGCTGACCAAGTCGCTGCGCCCGCTGCCGGACAAGTGGCACGGCCTGGCCGACGTCGAGCAGCGCTACCGCCAGCGTTACGTCGACCTGATCGTGACCCCGGAATCGCGCGCGGTCTTCATCAAGCGCTCCAAGATCATCCGCGCCATGCGCGCGTGGCTGGACAACCGCGACTTCCTGGAAGTCGAGACGCCGATGATGCATTACATCCCCGGCGGCGCAGCGGCCAAGCCGTTCACCACCCACCACAACGCGCTGGACCTGGACCTGTACCTGCGCGTGGCGCCGGAGCTGTACCTCAAGCGCCTGACCGTGGGCGGCCTGGAGCGGGTGTACGAGATCAACCGCAACTTCCGCAACGAAGGCGTCAGCACCCGCCACAACCCGGAGTTCACCATGATGGAGCTGTACGAGGCCTACGCCACGTACAACGAGATCATGGACCTGACCGAAGGCGTGATCCGTGACGTGGCCACCACCGTCAACGGCGGCACCGAAGTGGAATGGGACGGGGCGAAGATCGACCTGGGCCCGGCTTTCCGCCGCTGGCGCATGGACGAGGCGGTGCGCCACCACAATCCGGAAATCTCGGCGGCCGACTGCACCGACCGCGAGGCGCTGCTGCGCCATTGCGAGCGCCTGAAGATCCGCGTCAAGCCGTCCTACGGCTGGGGCAAGCTGCTGCTGGAAATCTTCGAAGCGACCGTCGAACACACCCTGATCCAGCCGACCTTCATCACCGACCATCCGGTGGAAGTCTCGCCGCTGGCCCGTGCCAACGACAACGATCCGGGCTACACCGACCGCTTCGAGCTGTTCGTCAACGGCAAGGAGCTGGCCAACGGCTTCTCCGAGCTGAACGATCCGGAAGACCAGGCGCAGCGCTTCCAGGCCCAGGTGGCCGCGAAGGAAGGTGGCGACGACGAGGCCATGCACTACGACGCCGATTACATCCGTGCGCTGGAGTACGGTATGGCCCCGACCGGTGGACTGGGCATCGGCGTGGATCGCCTGGTGATGCTGCTGACCGGCAGCAGCTCGATCCGCGACGTGCTCCTGTTCCCGTACATGCGCCCCGAGCAGTAA
- a CDS encoding acetolactate synthase large subunit, whose translation MSKGSDLLVAALENEGVERIFGIPGEENLDVVESLRHSSIELVITRHEQAAVFMAATYGRLTGKPGVCLATLGPGALNFTTGAAYALLGAWPVIMITGQKGIVASKQARFQIVDIVSTMKPLTKLARQIVSARTIPTIVREAFRVAQEERPGPVLLELPEDIAATEVEDVALIPTHAVDRPIASPEALDRAAEIIRTAKRPLLMIASAASRPQSSEALSAFVQRAGIPFFTTQMGKGAVAGGSGLYMGTAALTERDYVHMAIDQADVIVTIGHEVTEKPPFVMRPGGPTVIHIGYSQAAVEQVYFPQVEVIGDIGRSLTQLGDRIEGAVANADALLPLRATILEHLADRAEEDGFTPQRLVHDVRQVMPPDGIVALDNGMYKIWFARNYRTQVANTLLLDNALATMGAGLPSAIMASILYPQRRVLAVCGDGGFMMNSQELETARRLGLNLVVLILNDGAYGMIRWKQAVDGFTDYGMTFTNPDFVKYAEAYGCKGHEVTAIEQFIPTLEAAFNEGGVHLVSVPVDYSENQRVLVEELRQAFPGNA comes from the coding sequence ATGTCAAAGGGTTCAGATCTGCTTGTCGCCGCACTTGAGAACGAAGGCGTCGAGCGCATTTTCGGTATTCCCGGCGAAGAAAACCTCGACGTGGTCGAGTCGCTGCGCCATTCCAGCATCGAGCTGGTCATCACCCGCCACGAGCAGGCGGCGGTGTTCATGGCGGCCACGTACGGCCGCCTGACCGGCAAGCCGGGCGTGTGCCTGGCCACCCTCGGCCCCGGCGCGCTCAACTTCACCACTGGCGCGGCCTATGCGCTGCTGGGCGCGTGGCCGGTCATCATGATCACCGGCCAGAAGGGCATCGTCGCCAGCAAGCAGGCGCGTTTCCAGATCGTGGACATCGTCAGCACGATGAAGCCGCTGACCAAGCTGGCCCGGCAGATCGTCTCGGCCCGGACCATTCCGACCATCGTCCGCGAGGCCTTTCGCGTGGCCCAGGAGGAGCGCCCCGGCCCGGTGCTGCTGGAGCTGCCCGAGGACATCGCCGCCACCGAAGTCGAGGATGTGGCGCTGATTCCCACCCACGCGGTGGACCGGCCGATTGCCAGCCCGGAAGCGCTGGACCGCGCGGCGGAGATCATCCGTACCGCAAAGCGACCGCTGCTGATGATCGCTTCGGCGGCGTCGCGGCCGCAGTCCAGCGAGGCGCTGTCGGCCTTCGTGCAGCGCGCCGGCATTCCGTTCTTCACCACGCAGATGGGCAAGGGCGCGGTGGCCGGTGGCTCGGGCCTGTACATGGGCACCGCGGCGCTGACCGAGCGCGACTACGTTCACATGGCCATCGACCAGGCCGATGTGATCGTGACCATCGGCCACGAAGTGACCGAGAAGCCGCCGTTCGTGATGCGTCCGGGTGGTCCGACGGTCATCCATATCGGTTATTCGCAGGCGGCGGTGGAGCAGGTGTATTTCCCGCAGGTGGAGGTGATCGGCGACATCGGCCGGTCGCTGACCCAGCTCGGCGACCGCATCGAAGGTGCCGTGGCCAACGCCGATGCGCTGCTGCCGCTGCGCGCGACCATCCTGGAGCACCTCGCTGATCGTGCCGAGGAGGACGGGTTCACCCCGCAGCGGCTCGTGCATGACGTGCGCCAGGTGATGCCGCCGGACGGCATCGTGGCGCTGGACAACGGCATGTACAAGATCTGGTTTGCGCGCAATTACCGCACCCAGGTGGCCAATACGCTGCTGCTGGACAATGCCCTGGCGACGATGGGGGCGGGCCTGCCGTCGGCGATCATGGCCTCGATCCTGTATCCGCAGCGGCGGGTGCTGGCGGTCTGCGGCGATGGCGGCTTCATGATGAACAGCCAGGAGCTGGAGACGGCGCGCCGGCTGGGCCTGAACCTGGTGGTGCTGATCCTCAACGACGGCGCCTACGGCATGATCCGCTGGAAGCAGGCGGTGGACGGCTTCACCGACTATGGCATGACCTTCACCAACCCGGATTTCGTGAAGTACGCCGAGGCCTACGGCTGCAAGGGCCATGAGGTGACGGCCATCGAGCAGTTCATCCCGACCCTGGAAGCCGCCTTCAACGAGGGTGGGGTGCACCTGGTGTCGGTGCCGGTGGACTATTCGGAGAACCAGCGGGTGCTGGTGGAGGAATTGCGGCAGGCGTTCCCCGGGAATGCCTGA